The Terriglobia bacterium genome segment AGTGCCGTTCCTTTTAGGAAAATCGAGGGGATTCCGCGGATACACGACTTGATGGGCGCACTTAAACCAGACCTGGTATGTCTGGTTGTTGATCGTGAAGACTCGGCTCAGGTGCCGATGATGCAACTGAAAAACGTACTGGAAACTACAACACAGGAGATTCATGAGACAGTACCTCGCTGTGGGTGTTCGCGAGCCCGTTTACGTCCAGCACTCAACCGGGAGCACACATTCATCCATGTGATCACCGTTAAGCAAGTAGTCAGGAGGTGTGCCTGAAACCGCTGGATCTGCGGCGTCGATCGTTATCTTTGCGCAAGACGTGTCTCTTGTTTATGCAACGCGATGGCGCCCGGTGAACAGGTTAAAAATCAGCACTACAAGCGCAAAAATGAGCAGAAGGTGGATGACCCCACCGCCTACATGCAGGCTGAAGCCGAGTAACCACAAAACCAAGAGAACA includes the following:
- a CDS encoding lmo0937 family membrane protein; translation: MLWTIVAVLLVLWLLGFSLHVGGGVIHLLLIFALVVLIFNLFTGRHRVA